Genomic window (Xenopus laevis strain J_2021 chromosome 3S, Xenopus_laevis_v10.1, whole genome shotgun sequence):
aaaTGGGTGGAGAATGAAAGCAACATGTTGACTGTGGGGAGGGCCATGGGCAGAATTCGGCCCACGAGCCAACTGTGACCTGCTAAAGTAGTGTTTTGGTGGCCACCATCATGTTACATTCAGGCATAAATGGGGCAGTGGGTAGGTCAATATCCTAGAGTACAAATATAAACACTATTCAGAAATTGAAGGCAATGCTCCACCTCTTAGGCCAGTTGTAAGTGAGAGCTGATACCAGGACAGAGGTATTGTGTGGCTGAGGGGAGGCTTGCTGACATGATTCCTATCTTAGATTGaaatatttcaaaatggaatagaATACAGAATCTCATTCTCTGGACTAAGCTCATTGAGGCGTTATTGAGCGCTTCCATACGTCACCTTCAAGCTGAAGCCTCTGGCTTTCAAATCACCAGGACAGTATTCTTCATAACTCCAATAACCCCAAGTACCACCATTGCTGACGCTGATGAACCCCTTATCCTTATTTCCATTTCCAACTCTGAGAAAGCAGAAAAGAAGTCCCAAGGGTGATGCCATCCTCAACATCTTGAAGATACTCCAGTGAGGAAAGCCTGGCTGGCTAGTGTGAAGCTGAAAACCAAATCTCTTTATGTTGGATCTGTTCACATTTATGGTCCACCCTCTTTGGCTGCCTACAAGAACCTTTTCCATATATCCTTCACGCCTTGTCCTTTTCCATTGTGATCTCAACCTCAGGTCATGGTGACTTCATGGCCAAGGTCTTTATAATAAATCTGCTCTGTATGACGTATTGTATTGGTTCTGGTTTATTCTGTACACAATGTCTATATAACAATTTAACCCAATGTATAACCTTTACTCAATAGGATGATATATATCATGATAATATgatgattatataaaatattattgtatggAATCTTGTATCTCATGATATCTGTATGGTTGTGACAAGTAGGGATGCAAGGAGtccatcttttttgtttttagttggcTGAATACCGACTCTCACCTAAAAgctttggccaaatacagaacctGCATGGAACTTTTTAGGGTCCGCTGATTTGAAGGATCCAGTGTGCAACATACTGTCGCTGCCCTCTATGCCAGTTCCcaccaaaatccaagatggctgagCATTCCACCGTGGAACCACCAAAAGGGTACCAAAGGGAAGTGTTGCAGGGAAACAATAAATGCATTGGATCAAAAACATTATTATACACAGATAATAATTAAAACATGTATGACAAtttaatgtgaaaatatttattaaagtgggTGTGGCCAGATGGCTCTCTATCTAAGTGAAGTTAATATGCCAGTTACAAATATTAATATATGGCTTCATCCGTATAGTTCAACTTGCCTTATTCCTCAAGTTCTCCCAGAAGGCCACACAACAGTTTGATCGGCCAAGCAATTGAGTTACATTATGTACTTAGTCAGAATGCTTGGTGGCACATGCTCCAGACACTTGTAGATCAAGGTGGCTCCTCCTGATCAATAGGATTCAAATATATTCTGACTTGGATTGGAGGAGCACTCCTGCCTTCTAGATATGAGTCGTTGCAGTAGAACTTTGTTTTGTGGGTCCTTATGGTCAGCAGTGCATCAAGTGGGTAAGTAGACACACTACTGAGCAGAAGCTCCTTCATCTGTTGCAGATGAGTCTGGTGCTTCATTGGTCTCTACAATCTAAGATATTTCAGGCCATACAGTAGACTGTGCTGTATTCTATAAGTGTTATAGACCCTTACAGAGGGGGAATGAGAAAGGTTAATGGTCTTAAGATGAGGTCCATCAGGGGCCTTACTCTGGCTGGTCTATCTGACCCGTGTCAGGTATATGGACCTTGTAGATGGATGTTGTGCCTTTATCTgtcaggaatacaaaaataatctGTAAACCTGCTGACAAACCTGTAGTGAgcaagtctggactgggattcatgttcacagaggcccaaacagcccctcaccagcccaataaacagtgacCGTCTATGGCATAttactggcatttgccagaacctacaaaTTGGCAGTTAGCCTATCACCATTAAATCTCATTATAGGTTCCCCTGGACACcaccagatttatcaagggtcaaattttcaaatgttttatggtcaaaactgtcaaattcaactagggagttatcaaaactcaatttgagtctttttaaaaattcgaattagattttcgagatttatcatactctggccctttaagaatttgaatttgactattcgccacctaaaacctgccgaattactgtttaagtcaatggaagaggcgcAGGGATCaattttggagatgtttgcagccttcctgaggaaaaaaacacaaactgagttcgatctaattcgattcaagtttttgggtgaTTTAAATTTGTCTGAgtattaaaaattagattttattaacacattttgactggtcaaatttctaatttattgGGGTTTatgctttaaaaattcaaaattcgacccttgataaatgtgtcatttTATGAATTACTTTATCAATAATTGCAAAACAAATTACAGATTGAGCTCGAATATCCAAAAGAATGAGGAGCCAGGCAGagaaataatataatacacaagtggaTATGAATTGGGTTCCCTACCTACAGAAGGAGCACTGGTTGGAGGATTGGATTTATTATACAAACTCTACAAAATTCATAGAAAACACGGAGTGTTCCTTAAATCTTGGGGTGGGTGTTGGTGTGGTGGCCCTTCTGTACAGCAGGTGGAACGTTCACTCAGTGACAAGGGAGACAAATCAGCCTTCATTCTGCAGGGGGAAATCAATAAATCTACTGATTACTGgttataaggaaataataaagAGATGACAATATTAACGGAATAGATATACGCATGAAATGAGAATGCtcctcattaaaggaacagtaacaccaaaaattaagccatgggggcagccattcaagcacaggatacacagtagataacagataagtactactatagtttatataaacaagctgctgtgtagccatgggggcagccattcaagcacaggatacacagtagataacagataagtactactatagtttatataaacaagctgctgtgtagccatgggggcagccattcaagcacaggatacacagtagataacagataagtactactatagtttatataaacaagctgctgtgtagtcatgggggcagccattcaagcacaggatacacagtagataacagataagtactactatagtttatataaacaagctgctgtgtagccatgggggcagccattaaagcacaggatacacagtagataacagataagtactactatagtttatataaacaagctgctgtgtagccatgggggcagccattaaagcacaggatacacagtagacaacagataagtactactatagtttatataaacaagctgctgtgtagccatgggggcagccattcaagcacaggatacacagtagataacagataagtactactatagtttatataaacaagctgctgtgtagccatgggggcagccattcaagcacaggatacacagtagacaacagataagtttctgaagcaaacagaccatttttatcagtgcagggaacactatattatattgtcattcttttaagaCTCTTTCAGTTTTtgctattactgttcctttaagaaatactTTATACATGTCCAATAGCTCATAGACTCATAGACAATTgacattaaatatatacattgttaCAGGGTTTCTGGGATGGTATTGATTACATGGATATTCTCCTTTACAAATAGATCATCATTTAACAAGAATGAATGAGAAATATAAAACAAGTATCAATTTTGGATCTAATGCAACTTggccacagacacacacagatctCAAGCCTTAGATTGTACAGTCGGTGGCACTTCCTACTACTTCCTACTACTTCCTACTACTTCCTACTACTTCCTACTACAGCTGACAATCCACGTCTGCCTTTCTGCCCCATATTTACCAGTTCTGAGTGTTAGAaagtgtattttcaaaaaaaaaagataatgttttctggggtaaacttactGGTAGGGGCTTTTCTGATTTAAAGTTCACTTCTTTCAGCAATTCCCATAAACTATACAGATTTGGCTTATTGCACATATTGTGTTTCTGATACATATTTTCCctatattatgaaaattgtttttttttttgtttatttagttatttagagTCCTATTTCTTGTGTAATTACACAAAAGTTCTGGCAGATTTAAAAATcgcaggttgtcctgaaaaaaaaaaacccaaaggggGCGGGAATATATATGTCCTACACCCACGTGCACTAAACATGTTTAGTTACTGTTCATGCTCAGGTTAATATAAAGATTGAGCTTACCTTGCCCTTCTTTCTGCAGTCCCCACACAACACGCCCATGAGTCCATTAACAACCTGGATGGCACAGAGGACAAACTCTAGAGCACCGAAGCCAAGGAGGATGGAAAACAGGACGATATTCCACAGGACAATGTTTTTGGGCTCCTCACAGTCATTCCAGGACGTCTTATTGAACAGGTAACTCTCACTGCAAACAAAACAGAGTGGGCAGGTAATATAAAGACCAACAGAAAGAGTCCACACCACTCCCAGGCCAGATGGTACAATGCCATTAGAAGCTTATCAACCTACCTGAACTGGAACTGGATCTTCTGGCAGGGTTATCAGTAACACAAGGGATCAGTTAGTACTACAGGGTGGGATTGTGTTAGTAACACATGGGGGAACAGTCAGAAACACAGTGTGTGATTCGTCCGTAACATAGTAGGGTTTATCAGTAACACAAATGGTTAGTAAcaaggggatcagtcagtaacaaaaGGAGGAATCAGTCGGTAACAAAGggaggaatcagtcagtaacaaagggaggaatcagtcagtaacaaagggaggaatcagtcagtaacaaagggaggaatcagtcagtaacaaagggaggaatcagtcagtaacaaagGGAGGAATCAGTCAATAACAAAGGGAGGAATCAGTAACAAAGGGAGTAATCAGTCAGTAACAAAGggaggaatcagtcagtaacaaagggaggaatcagtcagtaacaaagGGAGGAATCAGTCAATAACAAAGGGAGGAATCAGTAACAAAGggaggaatcagtcagtaacaaagggaggaatcagtcagtaacaaagGGAGGAATCAGTCAGCAACAAAGggaggaatcagtcagtaacaaagGGAGGAATCAGTCAATAACAAAGGGAGGAATCAGTAAAAAAGGGAGTAATCAGCAACAAAGggaggaatcagtcagtaacaggggggaatcagtcagtaacaaagggaggaatcagtcagtaacaaagGGAGGAATCAGTAACAAAGGGAGGAATCAGTAACAAAGGGAGTAATCAGCAACAAAGTGAGGAATATGTCAGTAATAAAGGGAGGAATCAGTCAATAACAAAGGGAGGAATCAGTAACAAAGGGAGTAATCAGCAACAAAGTGAGGAATATGTCAGTAATAAAGggaggaatcagtcagtaacaaagggaggaatcagtcagtaacaatgGGAGGAATCAGTCAATAACAAAGGGAGGAATCAGTAAAAAAGGGAGTAATCAGCAACAAAGggaggaatcagtcagtaacaaaggggggaatcagtcagtaacaaagGGAGGAATCAGCAACAAAGGGAGGAATTAGTCAGTAACAAAggggggaatcagtcagtaacaaagGGAGAAATCAGTCAGTAACAAAGggaggaatcagtcagtaacaaagGGAGGAATCAGTAACAAAGGGAGTAATCAGCAACAAAGGGAGGAATTAGTCAGTAACAAAggggggaatcagtcagtaacaaagggaggaatcagtcagtaacaaagggaggaatcagtcagtaacaaagGGAGAAATCAGTCAGTAACAAAGggaggaatcagtcagtaacaaagGGAGAAATCAGTCAGTAACAAAGggaggaatcagtcagtaacaaagggaggaatcagtcagtaacaaagggaggaatcagtcagtaacaaagggaggaatcagtcagtaacaaagggaggaatcagtcagtaacaaagggaggaatcagtcagtaacaaaagacggaatcagtcagtaacacaatGGTGGGATCATTCATTTTGGGGTCTGTTCTACAATCACACTCTTCAAATCCTCACTTACTTGTAGTCCTTATAATGATATTTCCACTTCCCATCAATGAGGCACAAAGGTCCATCAGAAAGACCTGTGCCCGACACGACCAAACAATAGAATCCTCCCAGAGCACCGAATATGGAGGAGAAAACTGAGCGGAGCATCTGCAGAAGCCAACGGAATGGTATTAGGAATGTCAGCTGGCACAGGATTACACAGAGTATTATGGAGTATTAGTGTGGATTGAACTTGCACATTAGCAGTTATCCTGCATTTTATCCTTTGTCCCACACATTCATGTTACTGATTGGATCATATGGTGACACATATAGGACACACGATGTACTGACTCTGAGTATATAACTGTAGTGTGAAGAGTATTATGGGTATAGGGATCAGCCAAGGGAAAGCTGGAACCAGGGGATACAGAGGAATTAGAAGGCTCAGGGGTTTACATTGGGTATGGGGGGTCTCTCAGGGAACAGATGGCATAGGGGGTAAACTTACAGCGTAAAATTAAATGCCACATATTGGATATAGGGGGTCACCGAGAGCACAGTTAGCAAAGAAGGTTACAGGGCAGAATGATGATATAGGGGGTCACCCAGGGTACAGCTGGCATAGGGGCTACACAAGGTATAGCTGGCACGGGGGGGGGTTACATACTCTGCATCGGTTTCCACAGCATCCGGCCCCACAGCAGCCTTCCCCCCCTGCACGAATTGCAGCAAATGATGGACACAGTACCTACAGTAAGACAAAAAAAGATGGGGTTCTGTCATCGAACAATGGGATGGGCCACAATCTTCCATCATCACCTTTATGTTAGGCAATATTTTTGTATCATTTTGTAGGAGGAGAGACAGACTCACAGCTCCTCCCACTGCAGCCTCCATCCAGGTGCAATGAGTTCTGCACTCGGGCCTACAGAAGCCCATGGTAAGCCTTATGACTTGGTACCTGAATCCATTCTTCTGCTTGTTCTTCTGAACTTGGCCTTGTATAAGGAGATTATAACACTACAGGAGGGCTATGGGAGCAGATTCAGACAGCCGGGGAAGGATGGAGGCTCAAGAAAGAGCGAGGAACACTTTCAGAAAGGAAATTCATTGTATCTTTGATCTCTAGTCTAGACATAGACaaagggaaataaaaagaaaaatatcttgtCTCCTGAGTACAGACAGATAGGGGCTATTTGCTTGAGAGATGTTGGCCTTTCTGGGACATGATCTTGAAGAAGCACACGGTCTGCTCCAGAAATCTTGCACCAGCCTCCAGCAGaaaaaatgcacattgcaaaAATGATCCAATGAATGAACAACAATGCCCACACCCCCCTAAATCAAACCAATAGCTTTAAGAAGATGATTTGTGCCTTCTCACCCCCTTGAGACTTTTGTTTCAGAACCTGTTGAGATATTTAAAGACCCAGGTTGAGCAGATGGAGGCCATGAATTTCTGGCCTCCATCTGTTCTCAAAGTTTAGTTCCCATCATTCCCTGCCAGCCACTTGTTTTTCCCATCTGCCACCCACTTTAGAGCTTACAGTTGGTGCCCATGACCATAAGTTGATGGTACTTACAAAGAGGCCCCCTCCTATAATGCCGCCCATCAGCCAGACTTGGAGGGTGATGTGGTCGGTGCTGGTGGTCTTTCCATTAGGGAAGAAGAGGAGGACATTGGCAATGATGCAGCTCAGGGACATGGGGAGCAGAGACAATCCCAAGAAGCGAGAGCATTTGCCAGTGCACATGTTGACTCTCAGGGCAGACAAGCGGAGTGTGAAAGGTTTGGTACAGCTCTGTGGGTTCCTGATCTCAGCAGGGTGATTAACTGTTGTTTTAATGATAAGGGAAAGGGCAAGGTTCGCCCCTGTTATCAGTGACAGTCTGGTGACAGGAGCAAATCAATAAGgtgcggggggggggaggatgGGAACAGTGGATTATCCCTTGGGGAGGAGGAGAGGAAGGTGGGAGAAGAAACAGGCAGTGGAGAAGCCGTGACGGACTCAACATCTTCCTTATGGATACACCTGTCCTCTTCCCATTGCCTGTCAACCAAACCAATTCTCTAACCTGGAATACACAATGTTCTCTACTTACCTGCCCCCTTCCCACCATCCCTTTCTCACATTATCCAAGTCCAACCCTCCTCTCTTCTCAAGATTATCCTCCAATATTCACCCACATGTTCCCACAGTTGCCTCTCAAACACACCTACACAGTACCTCTTCTACTGTTTATACTGTACTCATCTATTCCTTCCTACCGACTTCTCTTCCCAAATGTATCCTCCAACATTAACCAACCCATTCCCACTGTTTTCCATTCCTACTGTCTCCTCACTTCCCAACATTCTTGACATCCATGTACCTCTTCTACTGTTTATACTGTACCCACCTATTCCTTCTCACCGACTTCTCTTCCCAAAAGTATCCTCCAACATTCACCAACCCATTCCCACCTTCTCCCATTCCTACTGTCTCACACCCTCACTTCCCAACATTCTTGATATCCATGTACATATTCCACTATTTATTGTGCCCACCAAGTTCCTTCCCACCAACTTCTCTTCCCAAGAGTATCCTCCAACATTCACCAACCCATTCCCAGTTTTCCATTCCTACTGTCTCCTCACTTCCCAACATTCTTGACATCCATGTACATCTTCCACTAATTATTGTGCCCACCAAGTTCCTTTCCACCAACTTCTCTTCCCAAAAGTATCCTCCAACATTCACCAACCCATTCCCACTATCACCAACCCATTCCCAGTTTTCCATTCCTACTG
Coding sequences:
- the tm4sf5.S gene encoding uncharacterized protein LOC100127290, giving the protein MCTGKCSRFLGLSLLPMSLSCIIANVLLFFPNGKTTSTDHITLQVWLMGGIIGGGLFVLCPSFAAIRAGGEGCCGAGCCGNRCRMLRSVFSSIFGALGGFYCLVVSGTGLSDGPLCLIDGKWKYHYKDYNESYLFNKTSWNDCEEPKNIVLWNIVLFSILLGFGALEFVLCAIQVVNGLMGVLCGDCRKKGKNEG